The window TAGAAAAGAACAAGTTGGTACTGGTGATAGAAGTGGAAGAATTAGAACGTATAATTATCCGCAGAACAGAGTAAGTGACCATAGAATTAACCTCACACTTTATAGATTAGATTATATAATGAATGACGGTTTATTAAATGAGATTATTGATCCATTAATGGCCGATCATCAAGCACGACTAATTGAAGCAAACGGTTTATAACCCTAGCTTCAATCTCTATAATATACTCCTACAATTAATACATTTTATTCCATATAAAGGACCAAAATGATTCAAAAAAACAAAATCTACACCCACTACAAAAATCAAGAAGATTATCTCGTTAAAGATTTCTGCAAAATTCAAGAAAATGACACTTGGGTTAAAGCTGTACTTTATAGCCCGCTTAATGAGTCTTTATTATTTGTACGAAGTCTCAAAGAATTCCAAGAAAAATTCAAGCCTAAAAACAAGTAACCAAGATGTAACCAAATCATATTAAACTTCTGCATCAAAAAAATGGAGATAAATATGACAAATACAAAAAGTGTTTTAGTTTTATTAGCAAGTGTTGCCTTAACTGCAAGTTTAAGTGCAAGAGAGCAAATTAAAATTGTTGGTTCATCAACAGTATATCCTTTCTCAAGTTCAGTTGCAGAAGAATTAGGTGCAACTACTTCTTATCCTACTCCTGTAGTAGAATCAACTGGTTCTGGTGGTGGAATGAAATTATTTTGTGCTGGAAATGGTATGAATACACCTGATATCACAAATGCTTCTAGACGAATGAAAACGAAAGAATTTACATTATGTGAAAAAAATGGTGTTAGAGATATTACTGAAGCAGTAATTGGTTTTGATGGAATTGCATTTGCTCAAGATAAATCAAACAAATCTTTTTCTGTTACAAAAACTCAATTAGCTTTAGCAGTTGCTGCTTTAGTTCCTTCTAAAGATGGTAAATCATTGATTAAAAATCCTTACAAAAAATGGTCACAAATTGATGCTTCTTTACCATCAAGAGAAATCATTATTTATGGACCACCTAAATCTTCTGGAACAAGAGATGCGTTCGAAGATATGGTTATGAAAGGTACTTTCAAAAAAATGGCTGTATATACTGATCTTTATAAACAAGATAAAAAGAAAAACAAAGCTTTTAAAAAGTATCACGTGGTTAGAACAGATGGTGTTTATGTTCCATCAGGTGAAAATGATAATATCATTGTTCAAAAACTTACTAAAAACAAAAATGCTTTTGGAATCTTTGGTTACTCTTTTTTAATTGAAAATGATGACAAATTAGAAGGTGCTAAAGTTAATGGTGTTCTTCCAACTCCAGATACAATTTCTTCAGGTGAATATCCAATTTCAAGATCATTATTCTTCTATATTAAAAACTCACATGCCACTAAAGTTCCTGCAATGAAAAAATATGTTTCAATGTTCATGAGTGAAAATATGATTGGTAAAGACGGAATCTTAGGTGAAATTGGACTTATTGCTTTACCTGATGCACAAAGATCAGCGTTAAGAACAAGTGTATTATCAAGAACAAAACTTACTTTAAACAACTTAAAAAAATAACTTCTACTTTATATAAAGGGTTTTACCCTTTATATAAAAAAATAATTGAGTTTTGGAGCCTCCAAAACTCAGTTATTTTTTTATAAAGGCATAAAATGCTTAATGACAAATGGAAACAACTTATCAAGAACTTTGATTATGCTTTTCAACCCATTGTAAATATTAACAATGGTAAAATCTACGCAGTAGAAGCACTTTTACGGAACTATGAAAGAGATTTTAATGTTATTTTTGAAATTTTTGATAAAGCGTATGAAGAAAATATGCTTTTTGATTTGGATTTTGAATTAAAAAAATTGGCTTTTAGAAAGTTCTCAAATTTTAAAATAAAAGATTTAAAACTTTTTTATAATCTTGATAATAGAATTCTTAATATTAATGATTTTGATGATAAAAATACAATTTCTTTATTGGAAAAATTTAATATAAACAAAAGTCGTTTATGTTTTGAATTAAGCGAAAAAGACACCTTACAAAACTCTAGTAATTTATTACACCTTTTAGATATGTATAAACAACATGGATACAATATTGCTATTGATGATTTTGGAATTGGAGTATCTGGGCTTAAACTAATGTATTTTTCAGAAGCCTCGTTTATAAAAATAGATCGTTTTTTTATTACGAATATTCATAAAGATGCAAAAAAAAGACTTTTTTGTAGCTCAATTATAAATATGGCACATATTATGGGCTCTAAAGTAATTGCTGAAGGCATTGAAGATGAAAAAGAATATTATGTCTGCAAAGAAATAGGTTTTGATTTTTTGCAAGGCTATTTGATTCAAAAAGCACAATTAGAAATTCACAATATTAGTAAAAAATATTCTATTATTGAAAATATTATTAATAAAGACAAGAGAGTAAGTGATGAAAATTTAATTGATTCAAATTTTGTACAAAAAATAAAAGCATTAAATATCAAACAAAGTTTGTATGAACTGTTTTCTTATTTTAAAGACAATCCCACCAATACTTTTGTACCTATTATTAATGATGAAAAAGAGTTACAAGGCGCAATTTATGAATTAGACATTAAAAAAATGTCTTATTCTCAGTATGGTTTATCTATTGCAAAAAATATTTCATTGCATTCAGATCTTACGCGCTATATGAAACCCGTACTTGCTGTCGAATTATCGTGGGGTGTTGATAAAACACTTGAAGTCTATAATATGAATGATGTAAGTAAAAAAGGGATTTTTATTACAAAAGCCAACAAATATTTGGGTTTTGTAAGTGTTGATGATCTTTTAAGCCTTTCTTATAAACGTAATATTGAAATTGCAAAAGATCAAAATCCACTAACTAAACTACCAGGAAATCACCAAATTGAAGATTCTTTATCCATTATGTTTCAATCGTATAAAGACAATACCTACCATATTGTTTATTTTGACTTTAATGACTTTAAACCTTTTAATGATTCTTACGGTTTTAGACAAGGAGACCGTGCTATTTTAATTTTTGCAGAACTCTTAAAAAAGCATTTAGAAAAAGACTCTTTTATAGCTCACATTGGAGGAGATGATTTTTTTGTATCTTTTAAAAATCAAGACCTAAAGGAAGTAAGTAAAAAAGTCAATTCTCTTATTAAAAAATTTGCTTCATCTGTTCAAGAATTTTATTCAAAAAGAGATAAAGAAAGAGGCTATATAAAGATTATTGACAGATTTGGGATAAAAAGAAATTTTCCACTTTTAAGTGTAGCTGCCGCTATTCTGGAAATAAACTCCAACTCAGATATTTCAAACTTTGATACCTTAATTGCCAAACTTAAAAAAGACTCCAAACTTGAAAGCGAAGCAATCACTTGCTGTTTATAAACTTTATTTTGTAACCTCCTTGTAACCATTTTTTATTATAATTTTAAAAAATAAGAAAGGTTAATCTTGAAGCACTCGTTTACATCAAAAAACAGAAACACTCAATTAAAAGAAGATGCAATCAAAACTCTTTTAATTGTTGCCTCAACAATATCAATATTAACTACTTTTGGAATTTTATTTTCTATTCTTTTCGAAGCAATAGAGTTCTTTAAAATGAAAAGTTTTTGGTATTTTATCTCAGGGAGTGAGTGGTCTCCAGGTACAGAAAACAGTAAATTTGGAGCAGTTCCAATTTTTGCTGGTACTTTTATGATTACAGCGATTGCTCTTAGTGTTGCTATTCCTGTAGGTTTAGGATCAGCAATCTACATGAGCGAATATGCTTCTTTGAGAACAAGAGACTTTTTAAAACCAATGCTCGAAATACTTGCTGGTATTCCAACAGTAGTTTATGGTTTTTTTGCAGCTATAACAGTAGCTCCTTTAATTGTAAAAGGGGCCGCTTTTTTTGGTCTTGAAGCCACCTTTAATTCAGCTCTTGCCTGTGGAATAGTAATGGGGATTATGATTATTCCTGTTATTTCATCTCTTAGTGATGATGTTATTAGAGCCGTTCCCGATTCACAGCGCAAAGCAGCTCTTGCTTTGGGATTAACCCAAGCAGAAACGATTAGAGACATTGTAATTCCTTCTGCAATGCCAGGTATTATTTCAGCCTCTTTATTAGGATTATCTAAAGCCTTAGGGGAAACAATGATTGTTGTTATGGCAGCAGGTTTACGTCCAAACTTATCATGGAACCCTCTAGATGATATGACTACTGTAACAGTAAGAATTGTAGATTCACTGGTTGGAGATCAGGCGTTTAACTCACCTGAAACATTAAGTGCTTTTGGTTTGGGATTAATTTTATTTTTTGTAACTTTATTACTTAACATTATTTCATTAAACCTAATTAGAAAATTCAAAGAAAAATATAAAGTGAATACATTATGATTTTAAATAAAAACAAAAGAAGTAACAATAACCCGTTCTACGATGAAACATTGAAAAAAAGACATAAAAAAGCAGCAAGGTTTAAAGCTTTTACTTTAACCTCTTTGGTTTTCTCTGTTTTATTCTTGGTTTTCTTTTTAAGTGATATTGTTGGAAAAGGTATGCCTGCATTTAAACAAGCCTATCTCAATATAGAAATTACTTATAATGAAAAATCACTTAATAATACACGTTTAGCTGTTGAAAAAAAATACAGAAGATTAATATCCAGAGCGTGGTTAAGAAATATCCCTAGACAGGTTAGAGAAAATCCAAGTTTAATGAATACAAGCTCACTTCAATGGGTATTAGCAGATGATCAAGTTGATCAATATTTAAAAGGTCATTATTCAAAACTAAAGAAAAAAGATTTAGAAACTGTAAAAGAATTAACAAAGTACAATTTTTTAAGACTTAGTTTTACCACTATCTTTTTTTCAAATGGGGATTCAAAAATTCCTGAGTATGCAGGTATTAAATCCGCATTTATTGGTTCTATTTTAACCCTTTTAATAACTATGGCATTTGCATTTCCTATTGGAGTTATGACAGCAATTTATTTAGAAGAATTTGCTAGTGATAATAAATTTACTAGAATTATTGAAATTAATATTAACAATCTGGCTGCTATTCCATCCATTTTATTTGGTCTCTTAGGTTTAGCTATTTTCATATCCTTATTTGGAATGCCAAGAAGCTCACCTTTGGTTGGAGGATTAACGCTGGCACTTATGACTTTGCCTATTATCATAGTAAGTTCACGAGCAGCGTTACGTTCAGTACCAGATTCAATTAGACAAGCAGGATTTGCTCTTGGCTTAACAAAAATACAAGTTACCAAAGATCATGTTTTACCTTTGGCTTTTCCTGGTATTTTAACCGGTTCAATTATTGGTCTTGCCCAAGCAATGGGTGAAACTGCGCCTTTGATTATTATTGGAATGATTGCATTTATTCCTGATTCTCCAAGTTCTTTTGTAGAAGCAGCAACCGTTATGCCAGCACAATTATTTACGTGGGCAGGAATGCCTGAGCGAATGTATATAGAAAAAACAGCCGCAGGAATCATGGTTTTATTAACCTTACTTATTTCATTAAATGGTATTGCTATTTATTTAAGAAAAAAGTATGAAGTTAAATGGTGAGAATCGTTAAAAAAGAGTGAACTGCTTCACTCTTTTAGATTCGGAACCGTAGTTGTTGTGTGAGGTACGAACACCAACGAAGGTAAGCGTTAAATTCGGAACCGTAGCCGTTGTGTGAGGTACGAACACCGGTGAAGGCAAACGTAAGATGATTGCCCTCACTAAAATACGAAAAATGATTAACTTAATTAGATTAGAAAGACAAAAAAAAGAGCCCCTAGAAAGAAGGAAAAAGAATGAATCAAGAAATAATCGAAAAAACGAAGAACAAATCAAAAGATGAATCAAATAAAAACTTAATAACAAAAGTAAATGTAAATAAGTTAAACCTTTGGTACGGAGACAATCAAGCATTAGATGATATTAATATTGATATTTATGAACACAAAATTACTGCATTAATTGGACCATCTGGTTGTGGCAAATCCACATTTCTTAGATGTTTAAACAGAATGAATGATTTAATCTCTGCTGTTAAGATTAAAGGGGAAGTAATCATTGATAAAAAGAATATTTACGATAAAGATATTGATGAAGTAAGTGTAAGAAAAAAAATTGGAATGGTATTTCAACAACCCAATCCTTTCCCAAAATCAATTTATGATAATGTTGCTTATGCAGCTTTAAAACATTCTATTGTAAAAAAAGGAAGTGCTTGTGATGAATTGGTTGAAAAATCCCTAAGAGATTCAGGTTTATGGAATGAAGTAAAAGATAAATTAAATCATCCAGGAACTTCTTTATCAGGGGGTCAACAACAACGACTGTGTATTGCAAGAACTATTGCTATTCAACCAGAAGTTATTTTAATGGATGAACCAACATCTGCACTTGATCCTATTTCAACTGAAAAAATTGAAGCATTAATGCTTGAATTAAAACAGAAATATACCATTATTACAGTAACGCATAATATGCAACAAGCTGCACGAGTTGCAGATTATACAGCGTTTTTCCACTTAGGTGAGTTAATAGAATATGATGAAACAGAAAACGTATTTATCAATCCTAAACTTAAAAAAACTGAAGATTATATTACAGGAAGGTTTGGATAATGTTAAAAACATATGAACAAAAAGTAGAAACAATAACAGAAGCGATATGTGAATTAGGTAGATTGGTATTGGATTCAAATAAAAAAGCCTTAGATGCTTTAAAAAACAATAATATTGAAGCATTAAATGAGATTACTGTTCCCTCAAAAAAACTTACCATTAAATCCAATGAAATTGATAATCTAATTGTAACAACTCTTGCTTTATATTCTCCCGAAGCAAGAGATTTAAGACAAATGGTTGCTTATTTAAAAATCACTAATGAATTAATACGAGCAGGTTCTAATACTAAAACTTTTATTAAAGGATTTAGACGTTCTTACAGTGAAGATATTAATACTGCTGCTATTTTGGAATATGTAATTCCACTTTTAAAAGCATCAACACAAGCATTAGCAATTACTATTTCAATGATTGAAAATAATGATATACAAACTATTGAAGAAAACTACAACAGAGTGTTAGTAGAAGAAAGTAAAACAGACGATTTATATTCAATGATCGAAAAAAATATTTTAAAACTTATTTCTAAACATTTAGAACTTTCAAAAGATTATTTTGATCTTTTATCTTCTTTTAGACGTTTAGAAAAAATTGCTGACAGAGCTTCTAGTATTGCAAATCTACTTTTATTCGCAAACTTAGGTGGGGAACTTAACTCATAAGTTACTTCGTTAATATTCTAAAAAAATTTAGAATATTAACATCCAAGTAAATTCACAAATTAACCTCATAATATTGAATTAATAATTCTCTTTAAAGTAAAAGATAATAAAATAAATAAAAGCATTTGAAAGGTCTTTAATGGACAAAAGTTTAATATTAATTGTTGAAGATGAAGAAGATATTTTAGAACTTCTGGAATATACCTTACAAAAAGAAAATTATGAAACTATTGGTTTTTTAAATGTAAACAAACAACTCTATGAAGTTATTGAAGAAGAAACCATTCATCTCATCTTAATGGATAGGAATTTACCTGGAATTGATGGAACAACCTTTATTGCAGATATTAGAGATAAGGGATATAACTACCCCGTTATTTATTTGACCGCAAAAGACAAAGATGAAGATATTCTTGAAGGTTTTGAACATTATGCAGACGATTATATTACCAAACCTTTTAAAATTAAAGAATTAAATGCAAGAATTAAAGCTGTACTAAAAAGAAGTAATAAAAAAATTGATGTATTAAAAATAAAAGACATTGTTTACAAATCTCAGAAAAAAAGATTTTTCATTGAGAACGAAGAAATAGATTTAACCCAATTAGAACATGATTTATTACTGGAATTTTTTAAAAACAAAGATATTTTATTATCAAGAGAGTATTTACTTGAAAGTGTATGGAAAGATTCTTATGATAAAAAACTAAAAACAGTAAATGTTGCTTTAAACCGTTTAAAAACAAAAATAGACCCGCAAGGAACAAAAGATTACATCAAATCTGTTAGAGGAGAAGGATATATATTTTGATTAAAATTCATCAACTTTTTTTACGTACTTTT is drawn from Campylobacteraceae bacterium and contains these coding sequences:
- a CDS encoding DUF1653 domain-containing protein → MIQKNKIYTHYKNQEDYLVKDFCKIQENDTWVKAVLYSPLNESLLFVRSLKEFQEKFKPKNK
- a CDS encoding substrate-binding domain-containing protein, giving the protein MTNTKSVLVLLASVALTASLSAREQIKIVGSSTVYPFSSSVAEELGATTSYPTPVVESTGSGGGMKLFCAGNGMNTPDITNASRRMKTKEFTLCEKNGVRDITEAVIGFDGIAFAQDKSNKSFSVTKTQLALAVAALVPSKDGKSLIKNPYKKWSQIDASLPSREIIIYGPPKSSGTRDAFEDMVMKGTFKKMAVYTDLYKQDKKKNKAFKKYHVVRTDGVYVPSGENDNIIVQKLTKNKNAFGIFGYSFLIENDDKLEGAKVNGVLPTPDTISSGEYPISRSLFFYIKNSHATKVPAMKKYVSMFMSENMIGKDGILGEIGLIALPDAQRSALRTSVLSRTKLTLNNLKK
- a CDS encoding GGDEF domain-containing protein encodes the protein MLNDKWKQLIKNFDYAFQPIVNINNGKIYAVEALLRNYERDFNVIFEIFDKAYEENMLFDLDFELKKLAFRKFSNFKIKDLKLFYNLDNRILNINDFDDKNTISLLEKFNINKSRLCFELSEKDTLQNSSNLLHLLDMYKQHGYNIAIDDFGIGVSGLKLMYFSEASFIKIDRFFITNIHKDAKKRLFCSSIINMAHIMGSKVIAEGIEDEKEYYVCKEIGFDFLQGYLIQKAQLEIHNISKKYSIIENIINKDKRVSDENLIDSNFVQKIKALNIKQSLYELFSYFKDNPTNTFVPIINDEKELQGAIYELDIKKMSYSQYGLSIAKNISLHSDLTRYMKPVLAVELSWGVDKTLEVYNMNDVSKKGIFITKANKYLGFVSVDDLLSLSYKRNIEIAKDQNPLTKLPGNHQIEDSLSIMFQSYKDNTYHIVYFDFNDFKPFNDSYGFRQGDRAILIFAELLKKHLEKDSFIAHIGGDDFFVSFKNQDLKEVSKKVNSLIKKFASSVQEFYSKRDKERGYIKIIDRFGIKRNFPLLSVAAAILEINSNSDISNFDTLIAKLKKDSKLESEAITCCL
- the pstC gene encoding phosphate ABC transporter permease subunit PstC, coding for MLKHSFTSKNRNTQLKEDAIKTLLIVASTISILTTFGILFSILFEAIEFFKMKSFWYFISGSEWSPGTENSKFGAVPIFAGTFMITAIALSVAIPVGLGSAIYMSEYASLRTRDFLKPMLEILAGIPTVVYGFFAAITVAPLIVKGAAFFGLEATFNSALACGIVMGIMIIPVISSLSDDVIRAVPDSQRKAALALGLTQAETIRDIVIPSAMPGIISASLLGLSKALGETMIVVMAAGLRPNLSWNPLDDMTTVTVRIVDSLVGDQAFNSPETLSAFGLGLILFFVTLLLNIISLNLIRKFKEKYKVNTL
- the pstA gene encoding phosphate ABC transporter permease PstA, which encodes MILNKNKRSNNNPFYDETLKKRHKKAARFKAFTLTSLVFSVLFLVFFLSDIVGKGMPAFKQAYLNIEITYNEKSLNNTRLAVEKKYRRLISRAWLRNIPRQVRENPSLMNTSSLQWVLADDQVDQYLKGHYSKLKKKDLETVKELTKYNFLRLSFTTIFFSNGDSKIPEYAGIKSAFIGSILTLLITMAFAFPIGVMTAIYLEEFASDNKFTRIIEININNLAAIPSILFGLLGLAIFISLFGMPRSSPLVGGLTLALMTLPIIIVSSRAALRSVPDSIRQAGFALGLTKIQVTKDHVLPLAFPGILTGSIIGLAQAMGETAPLIIIGMIAFIPDSPSSFVEAATVMPAQLFTWAGMPERMYIEKTAAGIMVLLTLLISLNGIAIYLRKKYEVKW
- a CDS encoding phosphate ABC transporter ATP-binding protein, with the translated sequence MNQEIIEKTKNKSKDESNKNLITKVNVNKLNLWYGDNQALDDINIDIYEHKITALIGPSGCGKSTFLRCLNRMNDLISAVKIKGEVIIDKKNIYDKDIDEVSVRKKIGMVFQQPNPFPKSIYDNVAYAALKHSIVKKGSACDELVEKSLRDSGLWNEVKDKLNHPGTSLSGGQQQRLCIARTIAIQPEVILMDEPTSALDPISTEKIEALMLELKQKYTIITVTHNMQQAARVADYTAFFHLGELIEYDETENVFINPKLKKTEDYITGRFG
- a CDS encoding PhoU family transcriptional regulator, whose translation is MLKTYEQKVETITEAICELGRLVLDSNKKALDALKNNNIEALNEITVPSKKLTIKSNEIDNLIVTTLALYSPEARDLRQMVAYLKITNELIRAGSNTKTFIKGFRRSYSEDINTAAILEYVIPLLKASTQALAITISMIENNDIQTIEENYNRVLVEESKTDDLYSMIEKNILKLISKHLELSKDYFDLLSSFRRLEKIADRASSIANLLLFANLGGELNS
- a CDS encoding response regulator transcription factor, whose protein sequence is MDKSLILIVEDEEDILELLEYTLQKENYETIGFLNVNKQLYEVIEEETIHLILMDRNLPGIDGTTFIADIRDKGYNYPVIYLTAKDKDEDILEGFEHYADDYITKPFKIKELNARIKAVLKRSNKKIDVLKIKDIVYKSQKKRFFIENEEIDLTQLEHDLLLEFFKNKDILLSREYLLESVWKDSYDKKLKTVNVALNRLKTKIDPQGTKDYIKSVRGEGYIF